One Aegilops tauschii subsp. strangulata cultivar AL8/78 chromosome 7, Aet v6.0, whole genome shotgun sequence genomic window carries:
- the LOC120969194 gene encoding uncharacterized protein, with the protein MNIFCWNCRGAGKAATVRELRDFAREFTPTLLCVVETQIEGARVEALAGTLGFDNSYAHLDVSVEEQDAEKWRMTCEYGDFNEVLRPDEHQGVGQRSNAQIQAFREVLDVCMLLDLGYKGNFWTFEKKVTGGSYTRCRLDRALANASWLAKFPLAAVTHLMGVTSDHALLLLELDAGTHEQRWSRDTFGSVRKEIKKLKLMLEELKNDPARTGPSHVELKINEKLIEMYYREEIMWRQRARVEWLSAGDKNTKFFHLRASLHRKKNMTKALQNSLGVEISDPTELKVLANDFYKSLYLSKGVQNMDAVLNHVPRKVTAEMSSNLCAPYTKEEVKITLFQMFPTKAPGQTVFLLIFTKSTGRFVGMK; encoded by the exons ACAGTCCGTGAACTTCGCGATTTCGCGAGGGAATTTACCCCTACCCTGCTGTGCGTCGTTGAAACTCAAATTGAGGGTGCTAGGGTAGAAGCTTTGGCTGGAACATTGGGTTTTGATAACTCTTATGCT CATCTCGATGTGTCTGTTGAGGAACAAGATGCAGAGAAGTGGAGGATGACGTGCGAATATG GTGATTTTAACGAGGTTTTACGTCCAGATGAACATCAAGGAGTTGGTCAGCGTAGCAACGCTCAGATCCAAGCCTTCAGAGAAGTTCTTGACGTTTGCATGTTGCTTGATTTGGGATACAAAGGCAATTTTTGGACTTTTGAGAAGAAGGTAACAGGTGGGAGCTATACGAGGTGTAGACTTGACAGAGCTCTCGCTAACGCGTCATGGCTGGCCAAGTTCCCGCTGGCTGCAGTCACACACTTGATGGGGGTAACTTCAGATCATGCACTCCTATTGCTAGAGCTGGATGCTGGTACACATGAGCAG AGGTGGAGCCGGGATACTTTTGGTAGTGTAAGGAAAGAGATAAAAAAACTCAAACTCATGCTTGAGGAACTTAAGAACGACCCGGCAAGAACTGGTCCTTCCCATGTTGAGCTCAAAATCAATGAAAAGCTGATAGAGATGTACTACAGGGAGGAGATTATGTGGAGGCAGAGAGCGAGGGTTGAATGGTTGTCGGCAGGGGACAAAAACACGAAGTTTTTTCACCTTCGAGCTAGTCTTCATCGCAAGAAGAATATGACCAAAGCACTTCAGAATTCGCTAGGAGTAGAGATCTCCGACCCAACAGAGTTAAAGGTTTTGGCTAATGATTTTTATAAATCCTTATATCTATCTAAAGGGGTCCAAAACATGGATGCGGTGCTCAACCATGTCCCGAGGAAGGTGACAGCCGAGATGAGCTCCAACCTGTGTGCCCCGTACACCAAAGAGGAGGTGAAGATCACTCTATTTCAGATGTTTCCGACCAAAGCTCCGGGTCAGACGGTTTTCCTGCTCATTTTTACCAAAAGCACTGGGAGATTTGTGGGGATGAAGTGA
- the LOC109754898 gene encoding uncharacterized protein isoform X2 encodes MASNNNKKMAKGGSSKTVTPLKIYSASPTPNTRQHDATSSRAATGGSSKTVTPLRIHSASPTPNTRQHDATSSRAATGGSSKTVTPLKIHSASTTSNTRQHDAASSRAATGGSSKTVTPLKIHSASPTPNTRQQEALNARAATAMSMNPVTPVTLRNAGKHASSASGMPASGRRPSTTEQQKQSQASSTDQPRRQAPSSSASNRNGQSSASSSQRGHAESHGAGKPKSTGTKNK; translated from the exons ATGGCCtccaacaacaacaaaaaaatgGCGAAGG GGGGCAGTAGTAAGACGGTTACTCCACTGAAGATTTATTCGGCTTCGCCAACACCTAATACTCGACAACATGATGCCACGAGTTCACGGGCTGCCACGG GGGGCAGTAGCAAGACAGTTACTCCACTAAGGATTCATTCGGCCTCGCCAACGCCTAATACTCGACAACATGATGCCACGAGTTCACGGGCTGCCACGG GGGGCAGTAGCAAGACGGTTACTCCACTGAAGATTCATTCGGCTTCAACGACATCTAATACTCGACAACATGATGCGGCGAGTTCACGGGCTGCCACGG GGGGCAGTAGCAAGACGGTTACTCCACTGAAGATTCATTCGGCTTCGCCAACACCTAATACTCGACAACAGGAAGCCTTGAATGCACGGGCTGCCACGG CGATGAGTATGAATCCTGTTACTCCAGTGACATTGCGTAATGCCGGTAAACATGCATCTTCAG CTAGTGGTATGCCTGCGAGTGGAAGGAGACCATCCACAACAGAGCAGCAGAAACAAAGTCAGGCATCTTCTACTG ATCAACCCAGACGTCAAGCCCCATCATCATCAGCGAGCAATAGGAATGGGCAATCATCAGCAAGCAGCAGTCAAAGGGGGCATGCAGAGTCTCATGGTGCCGGAAAACCGAAGTCTACAGGAACAAAAAACAAGTGA
- the LOC109754898 gene encoding uncharacterized protein isoform X1 encodes MASNNNKKMAKGGSSKTVTPLKIYSASPTPNTRQHDATSSRAATGGSSKTVTPLRIHSASPTPNTRQHDATSSRAATGGSSKTVTPLKIHSASTTSNTRQHDAASSRAATGGSSKTVTPLKIHSASPTPNTRQQEALNARAATAMSMNPVTPVTLRNAGKHASSASGMPASGRRPSTTEQQKQSQASSTGLYLVTRAGDQPRRQAPSSSASNRNGQSSASSSQRGHAESHGAGKPKSTGTKNK; translated from the exons ATGGCCtccaacaacaacaaaaaaatgGCGAAGG GGGGCAGTAGTAAGACGGTTACTCCACTGAAGATTTATTCGGCTTCGCCAACACCTAATACTCGACAACATGATGCCACGAGTTCACGGGCTGCCACGG GGGGCAGTAGCAAGACAGTTACTCCACTAAGGATTCATTCGGCCTCGCCAACGCCTAATACTCGACAACATGATGCCACGAGTTCACGGGCTGCCACGG GGGGCAGTAGCAAGACGGTTACTCCACTGAAGATTCATTCGGCTTCAACGACATCTAATACTCGACAACATGATGCGGCGAGTTCACGGGCTGCCACGG GGGGCAGTAGCAAGACGGTTACTCCACTGAAGATTCATTCGGCTTCGCCAACACCTAATACTCGACAACAGGAAGCCTTGAATGCACGGGCTGCCACGG CGATGAGTATGAATCCTGTTACTCCAGTGACATTGCGTAATGCCGGTAAACATGCATCTTCAG CTAGTGGTATGCCTGCGAGTGGAAGGAGACCATCCACAACAGAGCAGCAGAAACAAAGTCAGGCATCTTCTACTGGTTTGTACCTTGTCACTCGAGCTGGAG ATCAACCCAGACGTCAAGCCCCATCATCATCAGCGAGCAATAGGAATGGGCAATCATCAGCAAGCAGCAGTCAAAGGGGGCATGCAGAGTCTCATGGTGCCGGAAAACCGAAGTCTACAGGAACAAAAAACAAGTGA
- the LOC109754898 gene encoding uncharacterized protein isoform X3: MTQNLPHPSPRGLKKLQPKVYSSSLNPSSSKGGSSKTVTPLRIHSASPTPNTRQHDATSSRAATGGSSKTVTPLKIHSASTTSNTRQHDAASSRAATGGSSKTVTPLKIHSASPTPNTRQQEALNARAATAMSMNPVTPVTLRNAGKHASSASGMPASGRRPSTTEQQKQSQASSTGLYLVTRAGDQPRRQAPSSSASNRNGQSSASSSQRGHAESHGAGKPKSTGTKNK; the protein is encoded by the exons ATGACCCAAAACCTTCCTCATCCTTCTCCCCGCGGTCTAAAGAAATTGCAGCCAAAGGTGTATTCTTCTTCATTGAATCCTTCCTCGTCGAAAG GGGGCAGTAGCAAGACAGTTACTCCACTAAGGATTCATTCGGCCTCGCCAACGCCTAATACTCGACAACATGATGCCACGAGTTCACGGGCTGCCACGG GGGGCAGTAGCAAGACGGTTACTCCACTGAAGATTCATTCGGCTTCAACGACATCTAATACTCGACAACATGATGCGGCGAGTTCACGGGCTGCCACGG GGGGCAGTAGCAAGACGGTTACTCCACTGAAGATTCATTCGGCTTCGCCAACACCTAATACTCGACAACAGGAAGCCTTGAATGCACGGGCTGCCACGG CGATGAGTATGAATCCTGTTACTCCAGTGACATTGCGTAATGCCGGTAAACATGCATCTTCAG CTAGTGGTATGCCTGCGAGTGGAAGGAGACCATCCACAACAGAGCAGCAGAAACAAAGTCAGGCATCTTCTACTGGTTTGTACCTTGTCACTCGAGCTGGAG ATCAACCCAGACGTCAAGCCCCATCATCATCAGCGAGCAATAGGAATGGGCAATCATCAGCAAGCAGCAGTCAAAGGGGGCATGCAGAGTCTCATGGTGCCGGAAAACCGAAGTCTACAGGAACAAAAAACAAGTGA
- the LOC109754898 gene encoding uncharacterized protein isoform X4, producing the protein MASNNNNKMAKGGSSKTVTPLRIHSASPTPNTRQHDATSSRAATGGSSKTVTPLKIHSASTTSNTRQHDAASSRAATGGSSKTVTPLKIHSASPTPNTRQQEALNARAATAMSMNPVTPVTLRNAGKHASSASGMPASGRRPSTTEQQKQSQASSTGLYLVTRAGDQPRRQAPSSSASNRNGQSSASSSQRGHAESHGAGKPKSTGTKNK; encoded by the exons ATGGcctccaacaacaacaacaaaatggCGAAGG GGGGCAGTAGCAAGACAGTTACTCCACTAAGGATTCATTCGGCCTCGCCAACGCCTAATACTCGACAACATGATGCCACGAGTTCACGGGCTGCCACGG GGGGCAGTAGCAAGACGGTTACTCCACTGAAGATTCATTCGGCTTCAACGACATCTAATACTCGACAACATGATGCGGCGAGTTCACGGGCTGCCACGG GGGGCAGTAGCAAGACGGTTACTCCACTGAAGATTCATTCGGCTTCGCCAACACCTAATACTCGACAACAGGAAGCCTTGAATGCACGGGCTGCCACGG CGATGAGTATGAATCCTGTTACTCCAGTGACATTGCGTAATGCCGGTAAACATGCATCTTCAG CTAGTGGTATGCCTGCGAGTGGAAGGAGACCATCCACAACAGAGCAGCAGAAACAAAGTCAGGCATCTTCTACTGGTTTGTACCTTGTCACTCGAGCTGGAG ATCAACCCAGACGTCAAGCCCCATCATCATCAGCGAGCAATAGGAATGGGCAATCATCAGCAAGCAGCAGTCAAAGGGGGCATGCAGAGTCTCATGGTGCCGGAAAACCGAAGTCTACAGGAACAAAAAACAAGTGA
- the LOC109754895 gene encoding GDSL esterase/lipase At3g09930-like translates to MKLMPTVFCLLLVVLALDGARVEARGTPSADQGSKNQWSSMFVFGDGFVDNGNLPKTDTWRQWSYPYGSYLNSRGSATPVPTGRLSNYWIQSDFIARILGLSEAPPSYRLTPHLSCDPSGMTFAFGGAGVYEVPDKKVPTLATQVNAFTRLLNAGVISKQQLQSSVALVSISGSDYMTGANVENAFLSSFDDIDSYIGNVTTEIAKNVGKLHRLGVRKVLVNNMHPIGCTPLRTSSNNYTTCNLLANYAATVHNINIEHLMGNKNNAHILDLYTAFTDIVNHAPGEGSEQSNNFKRKLTPCCEASTELGYCGQVSPSGERLYDLCKNPDKKFYWDESYPTTAGWEAVTEALEEPLREFLDRDYVP, encoded by the exons ATGAAGCTCATGCCGACCGTCTTCTGCCTTCTCCTCGTCGTCCTTGCATTGGATG GGGCTCGTGTGGAGGCACGAGGCACACCTTCGGCTGATCAGGGGTCAAAGAACCAATGGTCCAGCATGTTCGTCTTCGGCGATGGCTTCGTCGACAACGGCAACCTCCCAAAGACCGATACATGGCGTCAATGGAGCTATCCCTACGGCTCCTATCTCAACTCCCGTGGATCTGCGACTCCTGTTCCAACTGGACGCCTTTCCAACTATTGGATTCAATCTGACTTCATTG CAAGGATCTTGGGCCTCAGTGAAGCCCCTCCATCGTACAGGCTCACGCCACATCTATCTTGTGACCCatctggcatgacctttgctTTCGGCGGCGCTGGCGTCTACGAGGTACCGGACAAGAAGGTGCCGACCCTTGCCACACAGGTCAATGCTTTCACGAGGCTACTCAATGCTGGGGTTATCTCAAAACAACAGCTTCAGAGCTCGGTCGCTCTCGTCTCCATCTCCGGCAGTGACTACATGACTGGTGCCAACGTCGAGAATGCCTTCTTGAGTAGCTTCGACGAT ATTGATAGTTATATTGGGAATGTGACGAccgagattgcgaagaacgtggGGAAGCTACATAGGCTAGGTGTGAGAAAGGTACTAGTGAACAACATGCATCCCATTGGCTGCACGCCTTTGCGGACTAGTTCGAACAACTACACGACATGCAACCTTCTGGCCAACTATGCCGCGACTGTGCACAACATCAATATAGAACACCTCATGGGCAACAAGAATAATGCCCACATACTGGACCTCTACACTGCCTTCACCGACATCGTCAATCACGCCCCTG GTGAAGGATCGGAGCAGTCAAACAATTTCAAGCGCAAGCTGACACCTTGCTGTGAGGCTTCCACCGAGCTGGGGTACTGTGGACAGGTTAGCCCGTCAGGGGAGCGCCTCTACGACCTATGCAAGAATCCTGACAAGAAGTTCTACTGGGACGAGAGTTACCCGACGACTGCTGGGTGGGAAGCTGTTACAGAGGCGCTAGAAGAGCCTTTGAGGGAGTTCCTAGATCGGGACTATGTTCCATGA